From Desulfonatronum thioautotrophicum, the proteins below share one genomic window:
- the hemA gene encoding glutamyl-tRNA reductase: MNQSICLLGLNHRTAPVEVRERYALPDVDPREQGLIAPGSGVKETMILSTCNRVEFLSVGREKPGMALEILRFWAEFCGGDVHELQAHTYQYNNLDAVSHLFSVASSLDSMVLGEPQILGQLKQAYRRSVKQGTSGVVLNRLLHKSFSVAKRVRTETRVASNAVSISFAAVELAKRIFGDLSNQTAMLVGAGEMAELAATHLLSAGVKRLLIANRTHARGCELASRIQGEAVLFAELFERMAEADIIISSTGATQTVIQRRDVQAIMKRRRNRPMFFIDIAVPRDIDPDVNNLDNTYLYDIDDLKEVVEENLSQRKTEAAKAMVIVQEETEKFACWLRSLDLKPTILDLLASGERIARKELKKTLRRLGPKADDPQVREALETLVLSLGHKLYHQPLDFLKRRAREEDAGTRYIDITRRMFNLDNEPPAPDAHPDRRQPKPDED; this comes from the coding sequence ATGAACCAATCCATCTGCCTGCTCGGACTCAACCACCGTACCGCCCCGGTCGAGGTCCGGGAGCGCTACGCCCTGCCCGACGTCGATCCGCGGGAACAGGGTCTGATCGCTCCCGGATCAGGGGTCAAAGAAACCATGATCCTCTCCACCTGCAACCGGGTGGAATTTTTGTCCGTCGGGCGTGAAAAGCCCGGCATGGCCCTGGAGATCCTCCGATTCTGGGCGGAATTTTGCGGTGGCGATGTCCACGAATTGCAGGCCCACACCTACCAGTACAACAACCTGGACGCGGTGTCCCACCTGTTCTCCGTGGCCTCCAGCCTGGACTCCATGGTCCTGGGAGAGCCACAGATTCTCGGCCAGCTCAAACAGGCCTACCGCCGCAGCGTCAAGCAGGGCACCTCCGGTGTGGTGCTGAACCGGCTGCTGCATAAATCCTTTTCCGTGGCAAAACGGGTGCGAACCGAGACCAGGGTTGCCTCCAACGCGGTATCCATCAGCTTCGCCGCCGTGGAACTGGCCAAGCGGATCTTCGGAGATCTTTCCAACCAGACGGCCATGCTCGTCGGGGCAGGTGAAATGGCCGAACTGGCCGCCACCCACCTGCTCTCCGCCGGAGTCAAACGCCTGCTCATCGCCAACCGCACCCATGCCCGGGGCTGTGAATTGGCCTCCCGGATTCAGGGCGAGGCCGTCCTTTTCGCAGAACTTTTTGAACGGATGGCCGAAGCGGACATTATCATCAGTTCCACCGGCGCCACCCAAACCGTCATCCAGCGCCGTGACGTGCAGGCGATCATGAAACGCCGCCGCAACCGACCGATGTTTTTCATCGACATCGCCGTGCCCCGAGACATCGACCCGGATGTGAACAACCTGGACAACACATATCTGTACGACATCGACGATCTCAAGGAAGTGGTGGAGGAAAATCTCAGCCAGCGCAAGACCGAAGCGGCCAAGGCCATGGTCATCGTCCAGGAGGAAACGGAAAAATTCGCCTGCTGGCTACGCTCTCTGGACCTCAAGCCGACCATTCTGGATCTGCTGGCCAGTGGGGAGCGAATCGCCCGCAAGGAACTCAAAAAAACCCTTCGCCGCCTGGGGCCAAAAGCCGACGATCCGCAAGTGCGTGAAGCCCTGGAAACCCTGGTGCTTTCCCTGGGGCACAAGCTGTACCACCAGCCGTTGGACTTCCTGAAACGTCGCGCCCGGGAAGAAGATGCCGGTACGAGGTACATCGACATCACCCGCCGGATGTTCAACCTGGATAACGAACCCCCGGCCCCGGACGCCCATCCGGATCGACGCCAACCCAAACCCGACGAGGATTAA
- a CDS encoding cytochrome C assembly family protein, with amino-acid sequence MNLTETLELIVLVLYFLGAVLHILAMLVRGPLLRYGGQAATLLGFGLHTVDIGLYVHRYEAVALGQGPFYFSLLAWTLIIVSLVLNWRLRMHFLALTALPLALIIYSFATTLPTVEVVLPESFMGLWFGLHIGTLFFSICLLAMAASSGVVYLFLENKIKGKAKITGLSKDLPSLSLFDQVNAWAVNLGFPLFTVGLLSGFLWAHFTWERFFSWDPKEVAAIIVWLLFAFLFHQRLVNGWRGRKPAKLAIWIFALSLVSMLGINFFLETHHSFQP; translated from the coding sequence GTGAATCTGACTGAAACCCTGGAACTGATCGTCCTGGTTCTGTACTTTCTCGGTGCCGTGCTGCACATCCTGGCGATGCTCGTTCGTGGCCCCCTGCTTCGATACGGCGGCCAGGCCGCGACCCTGCTCGGTTTCGGCCTGCACACCGTGGATATCGGGCTTTACGTGCACCGCTACGAGGCCGTGGCCCTGGGGCAAGGTCCCTTTTACTTCAGCCTGCTGGCCTGGACCTTGATCATCGTTTCCCTGGTCCTGAACTGGCGGTTGCGGATGCATTTTCTGGCCCTGACCGCCCTGCCGCTGGCGCTGATCATCTACTCCTTCGCCACCACCCTGCCCACCGTGGAGGTGGTTCTGCCGGAGAGCTTCATGGGCCTGTGGTTCGGGCTGCACATCGGCACCTTGTTTTTCAGCATCTGCCTGCTGGCCATGGCCGCCAGTTCCGGAGTGGTCTACCTGTTCCTGGAAAACAAGATCAAAGGCAAGGCCAAGATCACCGGGCTGAGCAAGGACCTGCCCTCCCTTTCCCTGTTCGACCAGGTCAATGCCTGGGCCGTGAATCTGGGATTTCCGCTCTTCACCGTGGGTCTGCTCTCCGGCTTTCTCTGGGCGCATTTCACCTGGGAACGCTTTTTCTCCTGGGACCCGAAAGAAGTGGCAGCCATCATCGTCTGGCTGCTGTTCGCATTTCTTTTTCACCAGCGGCTGGTCAATGGCTGGCGCGGCCGCAAGCCCGCCAAGTTGGCCATCTGGATTTTTGCCCTTTCCCTGGTTTCCATGCTGGGGATCAACTTTTTTCTTGAGACCCATCACAGTTTTCAACCCTGA
- a CDS encoding precorrin-2 dehydrogenase/sirohydrochlorin ferrochelatase family protein, which produces MRYYPILLDLHDKACLVVGVGQVGTRKVRTLLSCAPGRLRIVDTREPDACWRELIEQGLVEYQVRSFSPEDLDGCFLVIASTSDEALNWKISRMCAQRGILCNIVDQPEKCSFILPAMHSQGDLTIAVSTSGSSPALAKKIREDLGACFGPEYARFLAIMRRLRPILLELGLPTATNTALFRELTQSQLLDAVQSGDDSRILEVLRRHLPESLHHGLEDVIGESD; this is translated from the coding sequence ATGCGCTACTACCCCATTCTTCTCGACCTGCACGACAAGGCCTGCCTGGTTGTCGGCGTTGGCCAGGTGGGCACCCGCAAGGTGCGCACCCTTCTGTCCTGCGCGCCTGGACGATTGCGTATCGTGGACACCCGCGAGCCGGATGCCTGCTGGCGGGAGTTGATCGAGCAGGGCTTGGTGGAGTACCAGGTGCGCTCCTTTTCCCCGGAGGATCTGGACGGCTGTTTTCTGGTTATTGCCAGCACCAGCGACGAAGCCCTGAACTGGAAGATCAGTCGAATGTGCGCACAGCGGGGCATTCTCTGCAATATCGTGGATCAGCCGGAAAAATGCAGCTTCATTCTCCCGGCCATGCACTCCCAGGGAGATCTGACCATCGCCGTCTCCACATCCGGCTCCAGCCCGGCCCTGGCCAAAAAGATCCGTGAGGACCTCGGGGCCTGCTTTGGACCGGAATACGCCCGTTTTCTGGCCATTATGCGCCGCTTGCGACCAATTCTCCTGGAACTGGGCCTGCCCACGGCCACAAATACCGCGCTTTTCCGCGAGCTGACCCAATCCCAACTGCTGGATGCCGTGCAATCGGGAGACGACTCCCGAATTCTGGAGGTTCTGCGGCGACACCTCCCGGAAAGCCTGCATCACGGCTTGGAGGACGTGATCGGTGAATCTGACTGA
- a CDS encoding ArnT family glycosyltransferase yields MTTHADNVLSGATGYLLLTCLCLVLFLPGITTLPPFDRDEARFAQASRQMVEDGDLINIKFQDTDRHKKPVGIYWLQAATARLTNPDALWPYRLPSVLGALLAVLLTFSLAKRTMEIRFALASAALLACTILLVTEARLAKTDAMLLASITAMQAALARCYTRPKDQQPESWLWLLFWLGMGGSILLKGPVGPMISGLTLLTLFIADRRDQDRLTWLRGLRPKAGLILTAAMVLPWLIAVSLATDGSFVSDAVTGDLLPKLISGHESHGAPPGLYLLLFTLTFWPGSLLAWPALIQTWPQRKTDRLVRFLWAWIVPSWIVFELVPTKLPHYVLPLYPAIALLIGIWLSRLARSAPPPHAPLTSEIPPGRFASLVPKIGAGLWLGIGGLLGLGLIIAPLYLDKTISWWGILAALVALAMTILGWRAYQEGRMIRVCGIVLLGAVLVFPIIFGKGLPELRGFWVSRTIVQMMDSLRQEHPNLDGMVASVGFHEPSLVFLLGRSTLLTNHLEAAAHLKSHSGGLALVESRYSDRFHLALEELALDVERLAIIRGFNYSKGQWVTIGFYRAVEK; encoded by the coding sequence ATGACCACCCACGCTGACAATGTCTTATCCGGAGCAACCGGATATCTGCTCCTGACCTGCCTCTGCCTGGTATTGTTTTTGCCGGGAATCACCACCCTGCCACCCTTTGACCGGGACGAGGCCCGTTTTGCCCAAGCTTCCCGTCAAATGGTTGAGGATGGAGATCTCATCAACATCAAATTTCAGGATACGGACCGGCATAAAAAGCCCGTCGGCATCTACTGGCTGCAGGCGGCCACGGCCCGCCTGACCAACCCGGATGCCCTTTGGCCCTACCGACTGCCGTCGGTGCTCGGGGCCCTGCTGGCCGTCTTGTTGACCTTTTCCCTGGCCAAACGGACCATGGAAATTCGTTTTGCCTTGGCTTCCGCGGCCCTGCTGGCCTGCACCATTCTGCTGGTGACCGAGGCCCGGCTGGCCAAGACGGACGCCATGCTCCTGGCTTCCATCACGGCCATGCAGGCAGCCCTGGCCCGTTGCTATACCCGCCCCAAAGACCAGCAACCGGAATCCTGGCTCTGGCTGCTCTTCTGGCTGGGCATGGGCGGCTCCATTCTGCTCAAGGGTCCGGTGGGTCCGATGATTTCCGGTCTGACCCTGCTCACCCTGTTCATCGCCGATCGCCGCGACCAGGACCGTTTAACCTGGCTGCGCGGATTGCGGCCCAAGGCCGGGCTTATCCTGACCGCGGCCATGGTCCTGCCCTGGCTGATTGCCGTCAGTCTGGCCACGGACGGCTCCTTTGTCTCCGATGCGGTCACCGGCGACCTGCTGCCCAAGCTGATCTCCGGCCATGAATCCCACGGAGCACCTCCGGGGCTGTACCTGCTCCTGTTCACCCTGACCTTTTGGCCGGGATCGCTGTTGGCCTGGCCGGCCTTGATCCAGACGTGGCCCCAACGCAAGACGGATCGCCTGGTCCGCTTTCTCTGGGCCTGGATCGTCCCCTCCTGGATTGTTTTTGAACTGGTGCCCACCAAACTGCCCCATTACGTGCTGCCGCTCTATCCGGCCATCGCCCTGCTCATCGGTATCTGGCTGAGCAGACTCGCACGGTCGGCCCCCCCTCCCCACGCACCATTGACATCCGAAATTCCGCCGGGGCGATTCGCGTCCTTGGTACCCAAGATCGGCGCCGGGCTGTGGCTGGGCATTGGAGGCCTGCTGGGCCTTGGGTTGATCATCGCTCCGCTGTATCTGGACAAAACCATTTCCTGGTGGGGTATTCTTGCGGCCCTGGTCGCCCTGGCCATGACCATCCTTGGCTGGCGTGCATACCAGGAGGGGCGCATGATCCGGGTTTGCGGGATTGTCCTCCTGGGCGCCGTTTTGGTATTTCCCATCATCTTCGGCAAGGGACTCCCCGAGTTGCGGGGATTTTGGGTCAGTCGGACCATTGTCCAGATGATGGATTCGTTGCGCCAGGAACATCCTAACCTGGACGGAATGGTCGCGTCAGTTGGATTCCATGAACCCAGCCTGGTTTTCCTGCTGGGCAGATCAACTTTATTGACCAATCACCTGGAGGCCGCGGCGCATCTAAAAAGCCATTCCGGTGGATTGGCCCTCGTCGAGTCCCGTTACTCGGACCGTTTCCATCTTGCCCTTGAGGAACTTGCGCTTGACGTTGAACGGCTGGCCATTATTCGAGGTTTCAACTATTCCAAGGGGCAGTGGGTGACCATCGGATTTTATAGAGCTGTGGAAAAGTAA
- a CDS encoding TVP38/TMEM64 family protein: MGLVLITIVLLGLILMHITPLRSLLAGTELLGQWFMARGVMGMLLYIAGVTLLVCLGVPRLLLCSIGGMAFGFWQGLFLTQAGTVVGFYTIFILVRHAGWNFAFLRKRPSLDAIQHRIGTGGVLSVFGIRMMPLSGFYSTIMMGMLPIRHHHFLVGTFLGTFPQAIPATLIGSGATQETLHTSIAFIIAAVIAFVIIWLCIDAYRKKCTTPTLS; the protein is encoded by the coding sequence ATGGGTCTGGTTTTGATCACCATCGTCCTGCTGGGGTTGATCCTGATGCACATCACCCCTCTACGATCCTTGCTGGCCGGAACCGAATTGCTCGGCCAGTGGTTCATGGCCCGGGGGGTGATGGGCATGCTGCTGTACATTGCCGGGGTGACCCTCCTGGTCTGCCTGGGTGTTCCCCGGCTGCTGCTGTGCTCCATCGGCGGGATGGCCTTTGGTTTCTGGCAGGGACTATTCCTGACTCAGGCGGGAACGGTCGTCGGGTTTTACACTATCTTCATCCTGGTTCGCCATGCCGGGTGGAATTTTGCATTTCTGCGCAAACGCCCCAGCCTGGACGCCATTCAACACCGCATCGGCACCGGGGGGGTCTTGTCGGTTTTCGGAATCCGCATGATGCCTCTCTCCGGATTTTACTCCACGATCATGATGGGCATGCTGCCCATCCGCCACCACCACTTTCTGGTGGGCACCTTCCTGGGAACATTTCCCCAGGCTATTCCGGCAACCCTGATCGGCTCCGGCGCCACCCAGGAAACACTGCATACCAGCATCGCCTTCATCATTGCCGCGGTGATCGCCTTTGTCATAATTTGGCTCTGCATCGACGCCTACCGCAAAAAATGCACCACACCAACACTTTCCTGA